DNA from Actinoplanes sp. SE50/110:
ATAGCGTGCCGGACATGACGTTCTCGATCGTGGCCCGCTCCGCCGACATGTTCGGGGTGGCCGTCGCCAGCAGGTTCCTCGGCGTCGGCGCGGCGGTCCCGGCCGCCCTCGCCGACGTGGGAGCGGTCGCCACCCAGTCGTACGCCAACCTCGCCTACCGCCCGCAGGCCCTCACCCTGCTGTCCACCGGCGTGCCGGCCGAGCACACGGTGCGGGCGCTGGTCGCCGGCGACGACGGCCCGGTCGGGCATCGGCAGGTCGGCGTGGTCGGCGCGAGCGGGCCGGGCGCCACCTACACCGGGCCGGCCTGCCACCCGTGGGCCGGCGGGACGGCCGGCGACGGCTACGCCATTCAGGGCAACATGCTGGCCGGGCCGGCCGTCGTGGCCGACATGGAGGACACCTGGCTGCGGTCCACCGGCGAGGCGCGGCTGGCGCATCGGCTGGTCACCGCGCTCCGCGCGGGCGATCAGGCGGGCGGTGACCGGCGCGGGCGGCAGAGCGCGGCGCTGCTGGTGGTCGCCAAGGGACGGGGGTACGCGGGCACCGGCGACGTCCTGGCCGACCTGCGGGTGGACGACCACCCCGACCCGGTCACCGAACTCGCCCGGCTGCTCGCCGTGCACACCCTGTATTTCGAACGCCCCGACCCGACGACGCTGCTGCCGCTGACCGGCTCCTTGGCCGCAGAGGTGGCGGACCGGCTGCGCGGGGCCGGCCGGACGGAACCGGACCTGGACGAGGCGCTGGCGTCCTGGGCCGGCATCGAGAACCTGGAGATGCGCATCGTGCCCGGGTCGATCGATCCGCTCGTGCTGGCCCACCTGCGGGCCGCCGCCGCGGCGGACCAGGCCGCGTCCGCCCGCCGATCCGAGCCGCCGGGCGGAGCTACCGGTCGGTGACCGCGTTGATCGAGGCGAGCAGGCCGGCCGCGAGGTCGTAGCGGTCGCGGGGCACGATGTTCGGGAACCCGGCCGGCGGCTCCGGCGGCGGCAGCGGGTCCGGGTTCTCCCGGTACGCCGTGAGCCTCGCGACCTGGGCGGTCACCGGGGCCGGGAAGTGCAGGCGGCCCCGGTCGCACGAGCCGGCCAGGTACAGCACCAGGTCGATGCCGGCCGGCCGGTCCGACGCCCAGCCCGGATAGACCGTCTTGAACTCGGCGTACCCGTGCGGGTCGGTGACCTGGGCACCGCTGAGTTCGGGCGCGGTCGGCAGCGGGCCCCGGTGGATGATCTCCAGGACCGCCCCGGGCAGCGGACGGTCGACCGCGTCGAGCACCCGGACGCGCAGCATCATCGGCACGCCGCAGTGGGCCGGGGCGAGTTCGCGCCGGACCACGAAGCGTTCAGCGGTGACCGGGTCGGTGGGCCGGAGCCGGCAGATCGACGGCACCCCGCCGGGGAGATCCAGCGTGATGATGGTGCGCCGGCTCATCACCGGCGCGGTCGCGCGCTCCTCGAACCCCATGTGTCCCACCGTCCCCCGCCCACTTGCATCCCAAAATGATCATTACAGGGATGAAAGCGCTGGATGTGCCTTTTACCGGAAATACCGGTAGCACACTGAAGTCAGCCGATAGCCGGGCCCCGGTCAGCGACGCCGCTTGGGGTTGAACCGGTGCGCGGCGGTGAGCGTGCGGGTGGACCAGCGCATCGCGTCCAGCGCCGGGACGGCCAGGTCCTCGGAGCCGGGCTCGCCGGCCTCGTAGGCCCGGACCGCGCCCAGCACCATGCCGAGACGGCCGGTGCCGTGGGTGAGCGCGTCCGAGACGTCGCTGGTCAGGGGCAGGTGCTCAGCCATCGCGGTCGGGGTGAAACCCATCAGCCGGGCCATCCCGGTGACCAGCCCGGCCACGAAGGCGGCACCCGGGTCGGCGCCGAAGCGCTGGGCCAGGTTCTCGCAGAGGCGGGCCTGGGTCAGCGCGGTGAGCAGCTGCTCCTCCGGGGCCTCGGCGACGTCGTCGACCACCATCAGGGTGGCCCAGCGGCGGATCCGGGTGAGGCCGACCAGCATGACCGCCTGGCGCACCGAGGAGATCCGGCTGACCACGCCGGCCGCCACCGAGTTGCTCACCCGCAGGACGCGCATGGCCAGAGCCGGATCGCTGACGATGATCGAGGTGATCTTCTCCAGCGGGACGTCCGGGGACATCAGGGCCGCGACCAGTTCCAGGCGGCGCAGCCGGGACGGGGACATGCTGGGGGCGCTGAGCACCTGGGGGCGGCTCAGGGCGTACCCCTGCCGCAGTTCCATGCCGTAGCGGTCCGCGATCGCGATCTGCTCGTCGGTCTCCAGACGTTCGCCGACCAGCGCGATGCCCGGGTACCGACGACAGGCGGCGACGATCTCGTCGAGCCGGCTGAGGTCGCCGTCCAGGAGATCGAGCTTGACGTACGAGGCGAGCGCGAGCAGCTGTTCGTGACCGGAGCCCCAGACGAAGTCGTCCAGGGCGATCTTGTAGCCGGCCGCGGTCAGCTGCGTGATCCCCTCGATCACCTCGTCGTCGACGGTGACCGTCTCCAGAACCTCCAGCACGACCTGTTCCGGACCGAACGGCAACGGCAGCCGGCCGGTCACGAACTCACGGGTGAGGTTGATGAAGCACGGCCGGTTGCCGGCCACCTCCGCGATCCCGAACTCGGTGAACGCGTTGATCATGACGGTGCTGGTCGCATAGGTGTCCTGACGGCCCGACGCGACGTCGTCCATACGGCCGCGGAAGAGCAGCTCGTATGCGACAACAGCGCCCTGCGCGTCGAAGATCGGCTGCCGACCGACGTGCACCGCTTCCATCACCGGAATTCCCACGCCGTCGCCATCGGCACAAAAACCGGCGACCTGACGAATACCGCCGGGGAAACAATGCCGAAACGGTGGTTCCGCCGCGAGGCAGGCTCATGTTGGGATGAGACCGCCGTCACAGCACCAGTCACAGCACCACTCGAAG
Protein-coding regions in this window:
- a CDS encoding EAL and HDOD domain-containing protein, with the protein product MGIPVMEAVHVGRQPIFDAQGAVVAYELLFRGRMDDVASGRQDTYATSTVMINAFTEFGIAEVAGNRPCFINLTREFVTGRLPLPFGPEQVVLEVLETVTVDDEVIEGITQLTAAGYKIALDDFVWGSGHEQLLALASYVKLDLLDGDLSRLDEIVAACRRYPGIALVGERLETDEQIAIADRYGMELRQGYALSRPQVLSAPSMSPSRLRRLELVAALMSPDVPLEKITSIIVSDPALAMRVLRVSNSVAAGVVSRISSVRQAVMLVGLTRIRRWATLMVVDDVAEAPEEQLLTALTQARLCENLAQRFGADPGAAFVAGLVTGMARLMGFTPTAMAEHLPLTSDVSDALTHGTGRLGMVLGAVRAYEAGEPGSEDLAVPALDAMRWSTRTLTAAHRFNPKRRR
- a CDS encoding DUF1028 domain-containing protein, which codes for MTFSIVARSADMFGVAVASRFLGVGAAVPAALADVGAVATQSYANLAYRPQALTLLSTGVPAEHTVRALVAGDDGPVGHRQVGVVGASGPGATYTGPACHPWAGGTAGDGYAIQGNMLAGPAVVADMEDTWLRSTGEARLAHRLVTALRAGDQAGGDRRGRQSAALLVVAKGRGYAGTGDVLADLRVDDHPDPVTELARLLAVHTLYFERPDPTTLLPLTGSLAAEVADRLRGAGRTEPDLDEALASWAGIENLEMRIVPGSIDPLVLAHLRAAAAADQAASARRSEPPGGATGR